The Procambarus clarkii isolate CNS0578487 chromosome 39, FALCON_Pclarkii_2.0, whole genome shotgun sequence genome window below encodes:
- the LOC123760374 gene encoding DNA-directed RNA polymerase III subunit RPC7-like isoform X1: MGGRGRGGGRGRGRGMTLEQLGVQKGEVLPERVVGPPETYPPLEFRPVQPTQEKNLAESYLLVVKKEYREHMQNSQYYIQPGIKRPDIERYSDRYQLLASHHGQLTLNWSRFPKELHPSTPSTLSKKRKARSVKINVSVKKARHKDINDIERFEALEKNEATLDAEEAEEGEDEEKTEGEILEEMEEADEELDEGTDYVNNYFDNGDDYLDEEDDALEEGGVF, translated from the coding sequence ATGGGTGGcagaggtcgtggtggtggtagaggcaggggCCGTGGAATGACCTTGGAGCAGCTTGGTGTGCAGAAGGGTGAAGTTTTACCAGAGAGAGTTGTTGGCCCCCCTGAGACATATCCTCCTCTGGAATTCCGCCCAGTTCAACCCACTCAAGAGAAAAATTTAGCAGAGTCATATCTGCTGGTAGTTAAAAAGGAGTACCGAGAACACATGCAAAATTCCCAGTATTATATTCAGCCTGGAATCAAGAGACCTGACATAGAGAGGTACTCGGACAGATATCAACTGCTTGCTAGCCATCATGGGCAGCTAACACTCAATTGGTCTAGGTTTCCAAAGGAACTCCATCCCTCCACACCATCTACCTTAAGTAAAAAGAGAAAGGCACGTTCGGTAAAAATTAATGTTAGTGTTAAAAAAGCTAGACATAAAGATATTAATGATATTGAAAGATTTGAAGCTTTAGAAAAAAAtgaagctactttagatgctgagGAGGCAGAGGAAGGAGAAGATGAAGAGAAAACTGAAGGTGAAATATTGGAGGAAATGGAAGAAGCTGATGAAGAGTTAGATGAAGGGACAGATTATGTGAACAACTACTTTGATAATGGTGATGATTATCTTGATGAAGAGGATGATGCACTTGAAGAAGGTGGAGTATTTTGA
- the LOC123760374 gene encoding diphthamide biosynthesis protein 3-like isoform X2, with protein sequence MSVYHDEIEIEDFDFEEETETFYYPCPCGDRFEITKEELASGEDTATCPSCSLIVRVIYNIEDFAEYEEESESVTKEKPLATN encoded by the exons ATGTCCGTCTATCATGACGAGATTGAAATTGAAGACTTTGACTTTGAAGAAGAAACAGAGACTTTTTACTACCCTTGTCCCTGTGGAGATCGCTTTGAGATAACAAAGGAAGAATTGGCCTCGGGGGAAGATACAGCAACCTGTCCCAGCTGTTCACTTATAGTTCGAGTCATATACAACATT GAGGATTTTGCAGAGTATGAAGAAGAAAGTGAGTCTGTTACTAAAGAGAAGCCACTAGCAACAAATTAG